A section of the Pseudorasbora parva isolate DD20220531a chromosome 2, ASM2467924v1, whole genome shotgun sequence genome encodes:
- the dlx4a gene encoding homeobox protein Dlx4a — MTMTSLSESLVTSDPSKSAFLEFSHGYQSHQQHSPGVSHAHYPVHGLHQGAHSQYDAAFSSGAASYGRPLSYHYPSAHHHPGAYLPYQHNSAVGHSRVEDADSEKQSSIESGEIRLNGKGKKIRKPRTIYSSLQLQALNQRFQQTQYLALPERADLAAKLGLTQTQVKIWFQNKRSKYKKIMKHGSSGPEGEHLQAASASGPPCSPGMPPLWDVSMSSKGAPIHSGGYMNSFGHWYPGHHQDPMARTQMM, encoded by the exons ATGACTATGACTTCACTGTCTGAAAGTTTGGTGACTTCAGATCCCTCAAAATCGGCATTTCTGGAGTTCAGTCACGGTTACCAGTCTCACCAGCAGCATTCACCCGGTGTGTCTCACGCGCACTATCCGGTGCACGGTTTGCATCAAGGCGCACATTCGCAATACGATGCGGCCTTCTCTTCTGGCGCTGCTTCGTACGGCCGTCCGCTCTCTTACCACTATCCCAGCGCCCATCACCACCCCGGAGCTTACCTACCCTATCAACACAACAGCGCAGTCGGACATTCAAGAGTGGAGGATGCAG ATTCCGAGAAGCAAAGTTCCATTGAAAGTGGAGAAATCCGCCTGAACGGAAAGGGGAAAAAGATCCGCAAACCCCGCACGATCTACTCGAGCTTGCAGCTGCAGGCGCTCAACCAGCGCTTCCAGCAGACCCAGTACCTCGCGCTGCCGGAGCGCGCTGATCTGGCCGCCAAACTGGGTCTGACACAAACACAG GTAAAGATATGGTTCCAGAACAAGCGTTCCAAGTACAAAAAGATAATGAAGCATGGCTCAAGCGGACCGGAAGGAGAACACCTTCAAGCGGCTTCTGCCTCGGGACCACCGTGTTCACCAGGAATGCCGCCCCTGTGGGATGTTTCCATGTCAAGCAAAGGTGCCCCCATCCACTCTGGAGGATATATGAACTCTTTTGGACACTGGTACCCTGGTCATCACCAAGACCCAATGGCCAGAACTCAGATGATGTGA